The stretch of DNA CTGAAAGAGCCGCCGCTTCCGCATTCCCGCCAATGGCATACAAATACCTGCCGAATGCGGTTTTATGGCTGACAAATGCGATGATTCCGCCAAATACTACAACGATAAGAATCGGTATAGGCACGCCGAAATACCGGTTCAACATGTAAATAATCAATAAGATCAGGAAGGCGTATACAGCCGTTTTCCCGTAACTCGACCAAGCACTGGGAACCATGAGCCCTAATTTGATGCGTTTTTTCCTGTTTCTGTAAGTAAAAAAGAACCATAAAACGATGCTCACAAGGCCTAAAATATAGCCCAAAGCATAAGGCAAATAACTGTTTCCGATCGCTTTAAAACTGTTTTCCAACGGGGCGATCGTCTGCCCTCTCGTCAAACCGATCAAAATCCCGCGAAAAATTAACATCCCCGCCAATGTCACGATGAATGCGGGAACGCCTCGATATGCAACCCACCATCCCTGCCAAAGCCCGATTAGAGCTCCGATCAAGATCGCCGCGAGCACGACGGCCCACGTGCTCCACCCATACCATACTTGAAGAATGGCGGCAATGCCGCCCGTCAATCCGACCACGGATCCGACGGACAAATCAATATGGGCAACAATCAGTATTAAAGTCATTCCGATGGCCAACAAGGCAATGACCGACATTTGCGTAAACAGATTGGAAATATTTCTGGAAGACAAAAATTCTCCGTTTGTCAAAACCCCAAATAAAAGGATGATCACCAAAAAAGCTAGAATAAGCACATACGCTTGCAAATCAAACTTAAAAGAGAGTTTCGCGGATTTTCCGGTATTTAACCAATGACGTTCTTGCATATTAAGATTCATCTTTTCGTCCCCCCGGTGGCATAAGTCATGATTTTTTCCTGGCTGGCCTCATCCCGTTTTAGTTCGCCTGTTATTTGTCCTCCAGCCATCACTAATATCCTGTCGGACATCCCCAATATTTCGGGCAATTCCGAAGAGATGAGTATAATGCCGACTCCCTGGCTTGCCAGTTCGTTTATGATTTTATAAATCTCGTATTTCGCACCGACGTCGATGCCCCTCGTAGGCTCATCCAATATTAAAACCTTGGGGTCATTCAATAACCATTTGCTGATTACAACCTTTTGCTGGTTCCCGCCGCTTAATTGGGAAACCTTTATTTCCAAATTCGGCGCCTTGAGCTTTACCTTATCGTTAATTTCTTGCGCCGTTTTCAATTCGATCGTTTGATCAATCAATTGATATCTCATTACCTTTTTTAATGACGATAGAGTTGTATTTTGGATGATATTCATGCCCAATACCAGACCATATCTTTTTCTGTCTTCTGAGACATAGGCGATGCCTGCTTCGATGGCATCCCTCGGATTTCTAATTCTTTTCTCTTTTCCGTCTACTTTAATTGTTCCCGTAACATGGCCGGGATAATATCCGACAAGGCTGCTGAACAATTCCGTCCTCCCGGCTCCCATTAATCCCGCGATCCCTAAAATCTCTCCCTTTTTCAAGGAAAAGGAAACATGGTTGATGATTTTCTTTCCCGTACTTTTTTGCACCACTGCCCAATCATTGACTTCCAGAATAATGGGGCCTATTTCCCGTTTTTTGTAGGGATAGATGTCTGTGATCTTTCTCCCGACCATTTTCGTTATGATTGTTTCTTCGGTCAACTTTTCAATGGGATCGGTGCTTATCGTTTCCCCATCCCTTAACACGGTGACCGTGTCCGCAATCTCCAAAACTTCGGATAATTTATGGGAGATATATATACAAGTAACGCCTTTTTTCTTCAAATTTCTCAATATCCCCATTAATACTTCCACTTCATTTTTGGTTAATGCGGCAGTAGGTTCATCTAAAACGATGATCTTGGCATTCAATGTCAACGCTTTCGCAATTTCCACCAATTGCTGTTTTCCAACGCTTAACTGTTTCACTTTCGTCTGCGGGTCGATTTCAAGCCCCACTTCTTTTAACCATTTTAAAGATTCCGCAAATATTAAATTCCAATCGATGTATTTTCTTCTCATTAAGTCGTTGCTTAACAGGATGTTTTCGGCAACAGACATCTCTTCAACAAGGGCCAGTTCCTGATGGATGATAGCGATTCCCGCATCCTGCGATTCTTTGATCGACTTAAACTTTACCTCTTTTCCGTCCAAATAAATTTCCCCTTTGTAAGTGCCATAAGGGTATACGCCGGTTAAAATTTTCATAAGGGTTGATTTTCCGGCACCGTTTTCTCCGCAAAGGGCATGAATTTCCCCCTTCTTCACAAAAAAGGTGACATTGTTCAAGGCTCGTACACCGGGAAATTCTTTCGTAATGCCTTTCATTTGCAAGATATATTCCATAAAATTTCTCCTCCGAAAGAATGATTCTTGCCGAAAAAGAATAAATCTTCTCCGACAAGAATCATCAAAATATTAAATTTGTATGGCCGGATGAATTACGGCCGCGGCGGGCGTTGATCTTCCGGGACATTTTTGTACACGTCATCGTAGGAGTGGAATCCGTCTTTGATCACTGTATCGATTAAATTGTCCTTGTCCACCATGATCGGTTCCAATTTGACGTAGGGGACGTCCATTTTTCCGTTGTTGATGGTGTCATCGGTTTCTATCTTTTCCCCTTTTCCTAATTTAACGGCTATCTCAGCGGCTGTTGCCGCTATTTTGTGTATGGGTTTATAAACCGTCATCGTTTGCGTCCCTTCCGCAATCCTTTGTACTGCCGCCAAGTCGGCATCCTGCCCTGAAATGGCCACTTTGCCAGCAAGACCTTGCGCGGCCAACGCTTGAATGGCCCCGCCTGCCGTGCTGTCATTCGAGGCAACGACCGCATCGATTTTGTTATTATTGGCAGTTAAAGCGTTTTCCATAATCTTCATGGCTTCATTGGCATCCCAGAGTTTTACCCATTGATCGCCGACAATTTTAATATCTCCCTTGTCAATGAATGTCTGAAGAACATTCATTTGCCCTTCCCTAAATAATTTCGCATTATTGTCGGTTGGCGAACCGCCCATCAGGAAATAATTCCCTTTCGGGACTTTTTTCACCAAATATTCCGCCTGTAATTCCCCGACCCTGACATTGTCGAACGAAACATATGCATCGACATCACAGTTCGTGATCAGCCGGTCATAGGCCAACACCTTGACCCCTTCTTGTTTCGCTTGATCGACGACGGGAGACAGTGAGTCACTGTTTACGGGAATGATGACCAAAACATCGATGCCTTGAGAAAGCATGTTTTGAATTTGGGTTAGTTGTTTCGTCTCGTCATTGTCTGCGGATTGGACAATCACATCCGCACCCAATTCCTTGGCTTTATCAATAAAGATGTCCCGATCATGCTGCCATCTTTCCAACGACAAATCCGTAACAGACAGTGCAATTTTAATTTTTTTATTTTCCTGGCCGTTCGACGAATTTTTGTTGTTTCCGCTTTCATTTCCCTTACCCGCATCCTCCCCGCAAGCAACAAGGGCAAAAGCGAAGACAAGGAGTACCATCATTGAAAATGCCTTCTTCATCCACTTCATTCGAGATCCCCCCTAAATTAAAAAAATATAAGCGTTTTCATTAAAAATTATATCATCGTAAACTTCGTTTGTACATTGGATAAACTAATGTTTTATGAATCATTTTTTTAATCGAATCCCGGCGTTTATGATACAAATTTTTTATCTCTTGCCGGTTGTTGCGGGCGTTCCCGCGGCGATCAATGTAGAAGCTTTCTGTCTTTGTGAAGCCCACGGTTCGCACCATGGATGAAACGGGAGAACTGAAAACCGAACCCGACCAGCGCTTCAGTGACCGCCCAGCGGTGCGGGAACCCGATTATCCTTGAGGAACAAAAGCTTCGGGGAATGGGAAAAAAGTGGGGTTTCGATTCTTTCGGCTGCGATGTTCCATCGATTCCTGCAAGCCTAAAGGGGAAAGAGGCCGGTCACGGGAAAAGGAGGCCCAACAAGCAAAGCAGAAGGATCATTGCGATCCTTCCGGGGAATTTTAAACCGATTGGGGGAAAAATCACCGGTCTTGTCAAATTGGGTTTTCCAAACGTTTTAGTTTTTTAATAGATTGCTAACCTTTAATCGCGGTGGAAGACATCCCTTCCACGATCTTATCGCTGAAAAACACGAAAGCAATTATAATCGGGAGTATGCTTATTATTAATGTGGCGCCGATCGGGCCCCAATCCGTCATGTATTGCCCAATAAAGTTTTGCATGCCGACGGTCAGGGTTTTATATTTGTCGGAACTAATAAACGTATTCACAAAGACAAATTCATTCCAATTATAAATCATATTTATGATCGCAGTCGTTGTGATCACCGGGGTGGTCATCGGGAGAATGATCCGAAAAAAGAGTTTGTTGACGGAACAGCCATCAATAATGGCCGCTTCTTCGATTTCACGCGGAATCGTAGAGTAAAAGCCAAGCATGATCATGACGGTGATCGGCAAATTGTAGGCGACATACGTCAATACAAGGGACAGCGGATGATCGATCAAATTCATGCGCAAATACATATTGAAAAGCGGGATTAACGCGGAATGAATGGGAATCATCAAACCGATCATAAACAAACCTAATACGAATTTGCTTAATTTCCACTTCATCCTTGTGATCGCAAAAGTCGTCATGCTGGCCAATAAAACCGTTATGACAGTTGCAGCTACGGTAATCCAGACGCTGTTAAAAAAGTAATTCCCTATGCCTCCCTCCCATACTTTTTGATAATTTTCCCATCTGAATTGAGAGGGCAGTGCAAAAGGAGAACCGGCAAAAATCTCCCGGTTATCCTTCAACGAAAACAGGAAAAGCCAAAAGATCGGATATATTTGAACAACGGCAATGAAACCGAGCAGAACATATAATATGCCATAACCGAATTTTCTCATGGGCCAACTCCCCCGCTAGTATTGGATATTCTCGGACTGCGTCAATTTTCGGATAATCAGCGTTGCAATCGAAGCGATGACGAGGAGCAGGAATCCGATCGCGCTTCCATACCCGAAGTCATATTTGACGAAGGCCAGTTTATACATATAGGATGCCATCACTTCGCTCGCCCCGTTCGGGCCGCCGTTTGTCATGACATAGATGAGATCGAAATATTTTAAAGAACCTACGACGGCCAAAATCACCGTTACATTAAATACGCCTCTTATCAAAGGGATCTTTATTTTATAAGCGATTTGAAAAGGCGAAGCCCCGTCAATTCTGGCGGCTTCAATGATGGATTCGGGGATGTTTTTTAATGCCGCGTAGTAAATCAAAATGTAGAATCCCGCATACTGCCATAAAATCGGAATAAATATGGCGTACAAGACGATCGACGGTTCGGCAAGCCATGACGGAGGATTATCCACTCCCAGCGCCTTAAGGATGGCATTCAGAATCCCGTTGGTGGGGTTATACACCTTAATCCAAAGCTGGGCAATGGCAACCGAGGACAATAACATCGGAATTAAATAAATTTTTCTCAGCAAATTCGTTCCTTTTAGCTTGGAAGACAGTAACAGCGCAACGGCCAAATAGGCAAACAACATGAGCGTCGAAAAGAACGCGAGCAAAAACGAATGATATGCGCTGGCCCAAAACTTCTTATCCTGCAATGCCGTCATGTAATTCTCTAAACCTATGAACGTCATTTTCCCGATTCCATCCCATTCCATCAAGCCGAAAAAACCTGTTAAAAATAACGGAATAAATATAAGGGTCAAGACCAGAAAGAGGGATGGAAGAATATACAACGCAATAGCCAGTTTGTTCGACATCACCTTGTTCATCAAATCAACCCCATATCGATAATGAAGCAGAAAAGGACTATCCTGATTCCAGGATATGTCCTCTTCTTTTCTTTAATTTCATTTTTAAAAAATGTCCCCGCGTTTTCATTCACTGGCCGCTTATGGCCTCCGCATGCTCTTTTGCAAATTGTTCCGGGGTCATTTCCAGTCCGAAGAGCGATTGAATCGCGTCCAAATGCACTTGTGCCGGTTTCGCCGGCATTTGCACGTCCGCATATAACGTTAAGTTGGTGGCGTTGTTCAACTCGTTCAAAACATCAATATACATTTGGGGCAAGTCTAATGACGAGGTGTCCAGTTTTGTCGCAGGAATGACCCCAACTTCCGTCACGGCCCTTTCGGCCCATTCTTTGACAAAGAAGGCCACAAATTGTTTGGCTTCCTCTTTCACTTTGGAATCTTCGGAAACGAACAGGCCGACACCGGGTCCGCCGACGAAGCTGTTCAAATCGCCTTTTCCATTGACGGTCGGAAATTTTAAATAACCAATCGATTCCCTGAATTCTTTCGGGACATCTTCATTCGTCGTATAGTTTGGCAAATCCCACGTGCCGATCAAGTACATGGCCGCCTGACCGTTCATAAACATGCTTTTCGCTTCTTCATCCGAAAGTCCATTAAACCCTTTGACGAAAGCATTCATTTTCACTAGATTTTGAACTTCCTTCGCCGCATCGATCAGCGCCGGTTCTTCAAAGGAGGTTTCCCCTTTGAGGGCGCTTGACAACACGTCCGCTCCGGCCATCCTGTCGGCAAAATACATGTACCAGAGGGAACCGGTCCATCGATCCTTATTCCCTAAAGCAATTGGCTGAACGCCGTTTTTGGCCAGGGTTTCGACCACCTGTTTAAATTCATCATAGGTTTTAGGGGCCGACAGTCCGTATTTATCGAAGATGGCTTTATTATAAAAGATCAAAGCGATATTTAACTCGAGCGGCAGTCCGTAGGTCTTTCCGTCGATGGCATAGGCTTCGACCGTGCCGGGGACAAAACTGTCTTTTAATTCTTTCTCGACGACATCATCCAAGGGAGCAAATTTGTTACCGTTTACATAGGGTTCCAAAAAACCGGCCGCCCATGTCATGCCGACGTCAGGCAATTCGTTCGACGCGGATAAAATTTTCAATTTTTCTTTATACTGCTCATTGCTCAACACTTCCATTTGCACCCGTACATCCGGATGTTCGTTTTCGAAATCGGAAATAATCTTTTTCACGATGTTGTAATGGATTTTTGAACTTCCTTCGGGCCAAAGATGCATAAATTTAATCGTTTTTTTCCCGCCGCCATTGTTGTCGCCCGAAGACTGGTTCGAACCGGAACAGCCGAACAGCAGCACCAAGCACATCAGGACCGCAACAATCGAAAGCGCTTTCTTCCACCTCATCATCATTTCCCCCCTAAATTAAACGTCAAAAAATATTTTCAAATAAAGGATACCAAAACAAACATCGTTTGTACAGTGGATGAACTAACTTTTTTGCCACGAAGCTCCAAAACATTTTCGACAGATTTCACGCGCAAATTTCCACCCAAAAGGGATGGACCGGCAGCTCAAACAGACATAACGATCCCCCCCTTCAACGATCGACGTCATTCGTCCTTCGGCCTGTAGATAAAATAATCAAAATCCGCATGTTTCCTTTGCCCCGAAGTATCCTGGCAATGCATGCCTACGAAAGCTCCCGTGAAAAATCCCCCGCCTTGCACGTAATCATCGGACAGTTTATAGGAATAAAAATCGATCGGTATCTTTTCCCAATGTTTGCCGTCAAAGGAATACGAATAATGATAGAGGTTCGTGTTCACATCCACCCTGAGATAAACGTACGCCGCTTCTTCCGGTACCGGTATTTCCTTTCCTTTTAAAGGCTGAGCAAAGACAAAATTGTCGCAGGTCGTGATTTCAAGTACTCTTCCCTTTTCCTCGTGCCAGGTGATATGCAAGGCGGTCCAGTTCTGCGTGTTATAATAGTTGACCAATCCGGCGGCTTGCTGGAAATTTTCCGGTTTGAAGTCCACTTTCGTTTCGGCGGTGAAATTAAAATGCTGCCAACGGCGTGCCACAAAGGCTTGCACAAATTTCGAAGTCAACGACTCACGGCCGTATAAACGCAAATGGCCCGGCCGGTCCGTTAAGGACATCGTGTCTTCTCCTAAAGGAATGCGCAATGTTTGAAAATGAAGGTTTAGTGTCTTTGAATCAAAATCGTCCTTTTCCGGATAATCCCTTTCCCATTTCACTTCCTCGATCCGGGGGCCTTCGATTTCCAATGAAGGCTGATTCCCGCCGACCACATAAGGCCAGCCGTTTTTCCATTCCAGCCGCTGGATCGCCGTCTCCCTCCCTAACGGACAATAACCTCTCGGATCAAGCAGCGGCTGATCCTCTTTCGGCAAAGGACGGCCGGTCAGGTGAACCAGGAACCATTCATCGGTATGGGTATGAACGATGGACGCATGCCCGGCTTTTTGCAAAGGATTGCGGGGGTACGGCCATGAAGTGATGAGCGGATTATCCGGATGAACTTCATACGGGCCCCAAAGATTTTTGGAACGGGCGATCGTGGAGGCATGCTCGTATCTCGTTCCGCCTTCGGCCGTCAACAAATAATAATAACCGTTGACTTTGTACAGATGGGGGCCTTCGGTCAATTTTAAATCTGTCCCTTTAAAAATGATTTTGCGCTCGCCGACCAATTTTTGTTGGACCGGATCGTATTCTTGAAGGGCGATTCCGTAAAAATTGTGATGGCCTACCCGATGATCCCACACCATATTCAGCAAATACTTTTTGCCGTCTTCATCATGAAACAGCGAAGGATCAAATCCAGAACTGTTCAGATAAACCGGGTCTGACCATTCGCCGTCGACCCTTTCGGCGGTAACCAAATAGTTGTGGCAATCCTTCCACTGTCCTTCTGTTACCTTGACATCCGTATAGATAAGCCAAAACCGGCCGTCATGGTAAGACAAATCCGGCGCCCAAATTCCGCCCGAATCGGGATTTCCCAACATATTCAATTGGCTCAGCCGATTCAGCGGTCTGCTTACCAAACGCCAATGTTTCAGATCCTTCGAATGATAAATCCCGACACCGGGAAACCATTCGAAGGTAGAAACGGCAATATAATAGTCCTCCCCGCACCGGCAGATGCTCGGATCCGGATTGAAACCGGTCAGAATAGGATTTTTGATTTTTCCCATTTCGATCACCCCGATCGCCTTATTTTCTAAAGTTTTTCAATTGATGGGAAAGCACCTTTGTTTGGGAATAAATATTTTTATAGATTTCATACATTTCCTGATAAATTTTGACGTTTTCTTCAACAGGTTCATAGACTTTCTTCGTTTGCAAAAACTCTTTTGCGCATTCCTCCAGGCTTTCAAACCAGCCGCAACCATAGGCGGCCAGCATCGCCGCCCCCATTCCCGGCCCCTGCTCGCTGGACAATTTGATGATTTTGGCATTGAAAATATCCGCCTGGATTTGCAGCCATGTCTCATTTTTTGCACCGCCGCCGATGGAGACGACCGTATCGACCCTTTTCCCGCTTTTCCTGAAAATCTCAATGGATTCATTTAAGGAAAAGGTGATCCCTTCGATCACGGCCCGGATAAAATGTTCCCTGGTATGGGAGGAATCGATCCCGATGAAGCTGCCGCGAATCGCCGCATCCGCATGGGGCGTCCGCTCTCCGACGATATACGGCGCAAACAGCAGACCGTCGGATCCGGGAGGAACGCGGTCGATCCCTTTCAAGAAATCGTCAAAACTTTCTTTTTTCGCGAAGGCATCTTTAAACCAGCTCAAACTGTATCCTGCCGCCAGAGTCACACCCATGGTATAGTAAGCGTTCTCTTTTCCGTGGTAAAAATAATGGACCTTCCCTTGAAAATCTTTGTCCCCCCGTTCTTCATAGGATAGAACCACGCCGGATGTCCCGATGCTGCACAGCGTGCTTCCTTCCGACAATATTCCCGCGCCAATGGCGCCACAGGCATTGTCCGCTCCTCCGGCGAACACCTTGGTGGTTTCTTTCAGTCCGCATCTTTCGGCAAATTCTTTGGAAAGGGTGCCCACACACGCGTGGGGTTCGACCAGCGGCGGGCAGATCGAGGGATCAATCGAAAGCAGCCGGCATAATTCCTTGCTCCATTCTTTTTTTTCAAGATCCAACAACAAAGTTCCTGCCGCATCGGAATATTCCATATGGATTTTTCCCGTCATCCGGAAGCGCAAATAATCCTTGGGCAGCAGAAACACCTTCGCCCTTTGAAAAATTTCCGGTTCGTGCTGCCTGACCCATAAGATCTTCGGGAGGGTAAAGCCCTCCAAGGCAAGATTTTTGGTGATTTGAAGCAGTCTTTCTCTGCCCGCTATCTCATAAATTTGCCTGCATTGTTCCGTCGTCCGCGTATCATTCCATAAAATCGCGTTTCTTAACGGCCTGTGCCGTTCATCCAACAACACCAATCCGTGCATTTGCCCGGAAAAGCTGATCCCTTCGATGTCCGCGGGATCCCCGTTAAAACCGGCCGCCAATTCCGCCAAAGCCTCGGCCGTTTTTTCTACCCATTCTTCCGGATCTTGCTCGCTGTAACCGGATTTTTCCTGAATCAACGGGTAAGCCTTTGCGGCTTCCTTTACGACCTCGCCTTCCTGATTGACCAATAAAACCTTGACAGCGCTCGTTCCAAGATCAACGCCGATCACATATTTCATCTTTCCACTTCTCCTTTGCGGTTTCAGCAAAATCCCCCAAAGGCCGAACCCCGGCATTTTTTTGGAGTTCAGCCTTTATGGTTAATATGAATAAACTAAACTTCATTGCCCGGAAGCAGATTTGTTAGGGTCCGGCCTTTGTGCTGTACACGCAGTCCTTATTTTGCAAAAGCGGTCAATAAATATTGGTTGATCAGCGACCGCAATTCTTCCACTTTTCCCGATTCGTTTTTAATTTCCTTCATATCGAGCACATGGTTTTCCAGCGTATGAAAATCGGCTTTTCCTTCCACAATATCCCGCCCGATTCCTTCCTTGTAACTGCTGTACCGTTGTTCGATGAATTTATCCAGGACTTGATCTTCGATCAATTTATGGGCCACTTTCAAGCCGACGGCGAAACTGTCCATTCCGGAAATATGGGCGAGGAATAGATCTTCTGGTTCAAAAGATCCTCTCCGGACTTTCGCGTCAAAATTCAACCCGCCTTTGCCAAGTCCCCCGTTTTTGACGATTTCATACATGGCCAAAGTGGTGGCGTAAAGATCCGTCGGGAATTCATCCGTATCCCAGCCGAGCAAAAGATCGCCTTGGTTGGCGTCGACGGAACCGAGCTTGCCGTTGATCCGGGCGATCCTCAGCTCATGCTCGAAGGTATGTCCCGCCAATGTGGCGTGGTTTGCTTCAATATTGAATTTAAAGTAATCCTGCAGGCCGTATTTTTGCAAGAAGGCCAGACCGGTTGCCACATCGAAGTCATATTGGTGTTTCGTCGGTTCTTTCGGTTTCGGTTCAATTAAAAATTGCCCTTCAAAACCGATTTCTTTCGCATAATCGACGGCCATATGGAAGAAACGTGCCAAATTGTCCAGCTCGAAACCGACATCCGTGTTCAATATCGATTCATAACCTTCCCGGCCGCCCCAAAACACATAATTCTCGGCATTCAGGCGCTTGGCGATTTCCAGCCCTTTTTTCACTTTGGCCGCGGCATAGGCGAACACGTCCGCGTTGCAGGAAGTGGCGGCTCCATGGACGAACCTCGGATGGGAAAACATATTCGCCGTGTTCCAGAGCAATTTTACATGGCTCGTTTTCATGTATTCTTCGATCATGTCTACAATTTCGTCCAAATTCTTGTTGGTTTCCCTCAACGTATCGCCTTCCGGGGCGATGTCCACATCATGGAAACAAAAATAGGAAACGTTCAGTTTTTCAAAAAACTCGAACGCCGCCTCCACACGGGCTTTGGCCAGATCCATCCCCTTCAGGTGATTCCAAGGCCGAATCATGTTCCCGTGCCCAAAAGGATCGGTGCCGTCGTACGTAAACGTATGCCAATAGGCGACACTGAAGCGCAGCCAGTCTTTCATTTTTCTGTCCCCGATTTTTTCC from Caldibacillus debilis DSM 16016 encodes:
- a CDS encoding sugar ABC transporter permease; amino-acid sequence: MNLNMQERHWLNTGKSAKLSFKFDLQAYVLILAFLVIILLFGVLTNGEFLSSRNISNLFTQMSVIALLAIGMTLILIVAHIDLSVGSVVGLTGGIAAILQVWYGWSTWAVVLAAILIGALIGLWQGWWVAYRGVPAFIVTLAGMLIFRGILIGLTRGQTIAPLENSFKAIGNSYLPYALGYILGLVSIVLWFFFTYRNRKKRIKLGLMVPSAWSSYGKTAVYAFLILLIIYMLNRYFGVPIPILIVVVFGGIIAFVSHKTAFGRYLYAIGGNAEAAALSGINIRRNTLFVFIIMGVLAATAGILLTGRLNAATTSAGTSFEMDAIAACVIGGTSLMGGKGNVIRSILGALIMASIDNGMSMMNMEAFWQYIVKGTILLLAVWIDIYSQKRAA
- a CDS encoding xylose ABC transporter ATP-binding protein, whose protein sequence is MEYILQMKGITKEFPGVRALNNVTFFVKKGEIHALCGENGAGKSTLMKILTGVYPYGTYKGEIYLDGKEVKFKSIKESQDAGIAIIHQELALVEEMSVAENILLSNDLMRRKYIDWNLIFAESLKWLKEVGLEIDPQTKVKQLSVGKQQLVEIAKALTLNAKIIVLDEPTAALTKNEVEVLMGILRNLKKKGVTCIYISHKLSEVLEIADTVTVLRDGETISTDPIEKLTEETIITKMVGRKITDIYPYKKREIGPIILEVNDWAVVQKSTGKKIINHVSFSLKKGEILGIAGLMGAGRTELFSSLVGYYPGHVTGTIKVDGKEKRIRNPRDAIEAGIAYVSEDRKRYGLVLGMNIIQNTTLSSLKKVMRYQLIDQTIELKTAQEINDKVKLKAPNLEIKVSQLSGGNQQKVVISKWLLNDPKVLILDEPTRGIDVGAKYEIYKIINELASQGVGIILISSELPEILGMSDRILVMAGGQITGELKRDEASQEKIMTYATGGTKR
- the xylF gene encoding D-xylose ABC transporter substrate-binding protein yields the protein MKWMKKAFSMMVLLVFAFALVACGEDAGKGNESGNNKNSSNGQENKKIKIALSVTDLSLERWQHDRDIFIDKAKELGADVIVQSADNDETKQLTQIQNMLSQGIDVLVIIPVNSDSLSPVVDQAKQEGVKVLAYDRLITNCDVDAYVSFDNVRVGELQAEYLVKKVPKGNYFLMGGSPTDNNAKLFREGQMNVLQTFIDKGDIKIVGDQWVKLWDANEAMKIMENALTANNNKIDAVVASNDSTAGGAIQALAAQGLAGKVAISGQDADLAAVQRIAEGTQTMTVYKPIHKIAATAAEIAVKLGKGEKIETDDTINNGKMDVPYVKLEPIMVDKDNLIDTVIKDGFHSYDDVYKNVPEDQRPPRP
- a CDS encoding carbohydrate ABC transporter permease yields the protein MRKFGYGILYVLLGFIAVVQIYPIFWLFLFSLKDNREIFAGSPFALPSQFRWENYQKVWEGGIGNYFFNSVWITVAATVITVLLASMTTFAITRMKWKLSKFVLGLFMIGLMIPIHSALIPLFNMYLRMNLIDHPLSLVLTYVAYNLPITVMIMLGFYSTIPREIEEAAIIDGCSVNKLFFRIILPMTTPVITTTAIINMIYNWNEFVFVNTFISSDKYKTLTVGMQNFIGQYMTDWGPIGATLIISILPIIIAFVFFSDKIVEGMSSTAIKG
- a CDS encoding carbohydrate ABC transporter permease, giving the protein MNKVMSNKLAIALYILPSLFLVLTLIFIPLFLTGFFGLMEWDGIGKMTFIGLENYMTALQDKKFWASAYHSFLLAFFSTLMLFAYLAVALLLSSKLKGTNLLRKIYLIPMLLSSVAIAQLWIKVYNPTNGILNAILKALGVDNPPSWLAEPSIVLYAIFIPILWQYAGFYILIYYAALKNIPESIIEAARIDGASPFQIAYKIKIPLIRGVFNVTVILAVVGSLKYFDLIYVMTNGGPNGASEVMASYMYKLAFVKYDFGYGSAIGFLLLVIASIATLIIRKLTQSENIQY
- a CDS encoding extracellular solute-binding protein, which codes for MRWKKALSIVAVLMCLVLLFGCSGSNQSSGDNNGGGKKTIKFMHLWPEGSSKIHYNIVKKIISDFENEHPDVRVQMEVLSNEQYKEKLKILSASNELPDVGMTWAAGFLEPYVNGNKFAPLDDVVEKELKDSFVPGTVEAYAIDGKTYGLPLELNIALIFYNKAIFDKYGLSAPKTYDEFKQVVETLAKNGVQPIALGNKDRWTGSLWYMYFADRMAGADVLSSALKGETSFEEPALIDAAKEVQNLVKMNAFVKGFNGLSDEEAKSMFMNGQAAMYLIGTWDLPNYTTNEDVPKEFRESIGYLKFPTVNGKGDLNSFVGGPGVGLFVSEDSKVKEEAKQFVAFFVKEWAERAVTEVGVIPATKLDTSSLDLPQMYIDVLNELNNATNLTLYADVQMPAKPAQVHLDAIQSLFGLEMTPEQFAKEHAEAISGQ
- a CDS encoding glycoside hydrolase family 43 protein is translated as MGKIKNPILTGFNPDPSICRCGEDYYIAVSTFEWFPGVGIYHSKDLKHWRLVSRPLNRLSQLNMLGNPDSGGIWAPDLSYHDGRFWLIYTDVKVTEGQWKDCHNYLVTAERVDGEWSDPVYLNSSGFDPSLFHDEDGKKYLLNMVWDHRVGHHNFYGIALQEYDPVQQKLVGERKIIFKGTDLKLTEGPHLYKVNGYYYLLTAEGGTRYEHASTIARSKNLWGPYEVHPDNPLITSWPYPRNPLQKAGHASIVHTHTDEWFLVHLTGRPLPKEDQPLLDPRGYCPLGRETAIQRLEWKNGWPYVVGGNQPSLEIEGPRIEEVKWERDYPEKDDFDSKTLNLHFQTLRIPLGEDTMSLTDRPGHLRLYGRESLTSKFVQAFVARRWQHFNFTAETKVDFKPENFQQAAGLVNYYNTQNWTALHITWHEEKGRVLEITTCDNFVFAQPLKGKEIPVPEEAAYVYLRVDVNTNLYHYSYSFDGKHWEKIPIDFYSYKLSDDYVQGGGFFTGAFVGMHCQDTSGQRKHADFDYFIYRPKDE
- the xylB gene encoding xylulokinase translates to MKYVIGVDLGTSAVKVLLVNQEGEVVKEAAKAYPLIQEKSGYSEQDPEEWVEKTAEALAELAAGFNGDPADIEGISFSGQMHGLVLLDERHRPLRNAILWNDTRTTEQCRQIYEIAGRERLLQITKNLALEGFTLPKILWVRQHEPEIFQRAKVFLLPKDYLRFRMTGKIHMEYSDAAGTLLLDLEKKEWSKELCRLLSIDPSICPPLVEPHACVGTLSKEFAERCGLKETTKVFAGGADNACGAIGAGILSEGSTLCSIGTSGVVLSYEERGDKDFQGKVHYFYHGKENAYYTMGVTLAAGYSLSWFKDAFAKKESFDDFLKGIDRVPPGSDGLLFAPYIVGERTPHADAAIRGSFIGIDSSHTREHFIRAVIEGITFSLNESIEIFRKSGKRVDTVVSIGGGAKNETWLQIQADIFNAKIIKLSSEQGPGMGAAMLAAYGCGWFESLEECAKEFLQTKKVYEPVEENVKIYQEMYEIYKNIYSQTKVLSHQLKNFRK